The proteins below are encoded in one region of Methanosarcina barkeri 3:
- a CDS encoding TIGR00297 family protein — MNRAARILKSGNSCQRIPVTHILYLLLILIAPFAGVNLLFLLSIVLFLGIRLSGNSFSCDRDVTSLTFSLVIMLFVSMISSVSSYAYPFYIVLGAFAIAAVGNHKTSFSETESVPDLNLRRRRIKKKSFSIIWSSAFLALRIAASFFAASWIVYWQKLPVSYNMIFFISVIGAVTGSLFESIPSKIDKNISVPLGAGMTMWIFEDFRYWVPPEKMVVALIFSFFLGILAYRAKIADVSALLSAALLGVLIIVFSGLSWFLLLLTFFILGGGFTKYKYTYKESIGIAQAKDGIRSYENVFSNSTAALALAVAYGVFPEHSLPIIYAYMGTVATATGDTLASEIGTTAKGRPRMITTLKLSEPGVDGAVSFLGELAAILGSAVIGVLAYLLGVSDNFILTVLITTAGGFFGTNMDSLLGATLQKRGVLSNSGVNFVATFAGAGISAILYFLIT; from the coding sequence ATGAACAGAGCTGCCCGAATCCTTAAAAGCGGGAATTCCTGCCAGAGAATTCCTGTAACGCATATCTTATATCTCCTGCTCATTCTTATAGCTCCTTTTGCAGGAGTGAATCTTCTTTTTCTCTTATCCATCGTTCTTTTTCTGGGAATACGACTTTCTGGAAACTCCTTTTCCTGTGATAGAGATGTTACCAGCCTTACTTTTTCCCTGGTTATCATGCTCTTTGTTTCCATGATTTCGAGTGTTTCTTCTTATGCCTATCCTTTCTACATAGTACTTGGAGCGTTTGCAATTGCGGCAGTAGGAAACCATAAAACATCTTTTTCGGAGACCGAGTCTGTACCTGATTTAAATTTAAGACGGAGGAGAATCAAAAAGAAGAGTTTTTCAATTATCTGGAGTTCGGCTTTCCTGGCACTTCGGATTGCTGCTTCATTCTTTGCCGCAAGCTGGATTGTCTACTGGCAGAAACTTCCGGTCTCATATAACATGATTTTCTTCATATCTGTTATCGGGGCAGTTACAGGTTCTCTTTTCGAGTCAATCCCCTCCAAAATAGACAAAAATATTTCTGTGCCTCTGGGTGCAGGCATGACAATGTGGATTTTTGAAGATTTCAGGTACTGGGTGCCTCCCGAAAAAATGGTTGTAGCACTCATATTCTCCTTTTTCCTGGGTATACTGGCTTACAGGGCGAAGATTGCAGATGTATCTGCACTTCTGAGTGCCGCCCTTCTGGGAGTCCTGATAATTGTCTTCAGCGGGCTTTCCTGGTTCCTGCTTCTGCTCACATTTTTTATTCTCGGAGGCGGGTTTACAAAATATAAATATACATACAAAGAATCCATAGGAATTGCACAGGCTAAAGACGGCATCCGGAGTTATGAAAATGTATTTTCGAACAGTACGGCAGCTCTTGCCCTTGCAGTAGCATATGGGGTCTTCCCGGAACATAGTCTCCCGATCATCTATGCCTATATGGGTACGGTTGCAACAGCTACCGGAGATACTCTGGCAAGCGAAATCGGAACAACGGCAAAAGGAAGGCCAAGAATGATAACAACCCTCAAACTCTCGGAACCCGGAGTCGACGGAGCCGTATCGTTTCTTGGGGAACTTGCTGCAATCTTAGGTTCTGCAGTGATAGGAGTCCTTGCATACTTACTGGGAGTTTCGGACAATTTTATATTAACAGTCCTTATTACAACCGCAGGAGGCTTTTTTGGGACAAATATGGACAGCCTCCTTGGGGCTACGCTTCAGAAAAGGGGAGTGCTCTCAAATAGCGGAGTTAATTTCGTGGCGACCTTTGCAGGTGCCGGAATCTCAGCAATTCTATATTTCCTCATAACTTGA
- a CDS encoding MFS transporter, protein MKKDTNNVGSPAQVPEVRCIPDVPVAGTGKQVVLLIAILAGFITPFDGSAVNIALPAIGAEFHMDAIALSWVATAYLLSSALFLVPFGKIADIYGRKKVFLYGITIFSLSSLIMTMASSSEMLIGVRVVQGIGSAMIFGTGVAIVTSVFPPGERGKALGTYITAVYIGLSVGPLLGGAMTQYLGWRSIFFVNVPIGITAVLLILWKIKGEWAECRGEKFDLTGSVIYGAAVVAVMYGFSVLPELKGVALLALGTLGVIVFALFEIRTSSPVLDISLLTKNRIFAFSNLSALINYSATYAVTFLLSLDLQYTKGFTPEHAGLILVAQPVVMAMVSPIAGRLSDRTEPRVVASVGMAFTALGLFLLIFLTESTPLWHLIITLVILGIGFGLFSSPNTNAIMSSVDKKFYGVASGMNGTMRLLGQMLSMGIAMMIFAIVIGPVEITPEYYPQFVLSLHYAFILFTAFCILGIFASLVRGNRSPVAYAHTSEKGKK, encoded by the coding sequence ATGAAAAAAGATACAAATAACGTCGGATCGCCTGCCCAGGTTCCGGAAGTCCGCTGCATACCTGATGTTCCTGTTGCCGGCACAGGGAAACAGGTCGTGCTTCTTATTGCGATACTGGCGGGATTTATTACCCCTTTTGACGGTTCGGCAGTAAATATTGCCCTGCCTGCGATCGGGGCAGAATTTCATATGGATGCTATTGCCCTTTCCTGGGTTGCGACTGCTTACCTTCTTTCATCAGCATTGTTTCTTGTCCCCTTCGGAAAAATCGCAGACATTTATGGGAGAAAAAAGGTTTTCCTCTATGGTATTACGATCTTCAGCCTTTCATCTTTAATTATGACTATGGCTTCCTCATCGGAAATGCTGATTGGAGTACGGGTTGTGCAGGGTATCGGGAGTGCAATGATCTTTGGAACAGGCGTAGCCATAGTTACTTCGGTCTTCCCACCAGGTGAGCGTGGAAAAGCTCTTGGTACTTATATCACTGCAGTTTACATTGGGCTTTCCGTTGGTCCCTTACTTGGAGGTGCAATGACACAGTATCTTGGCTGGAGGAGTATTTTCTTCGTAAATGTTCCTATAGGTATTACAGCAGTTCTCCTGATCTTATGGAAGATTAAAGGTGAATGGGCTGAATGCAGAGGGGAAAAGTTCGATCTGACAGGGTCAGTCATATACGGTGCAGCGGTAGTTGCAGTAATGTATGGTTTTTCAGTTCTCCCAGAACTTAAAGGGGTTGCCCTCTTAGCTTTGGGGACTCTTGGGGTAATTGTTTTTGCTTTGTTTGAGATTAGAACATCTTCTCCAGTTCTCGACATTAGCCTTCTGACAAAAAATCGAATTTTCGCCTTTTCGAATCTTTCTGCGCTAATCAATTATAGTGCGACTTATGCGGTGACCTTTCTTTTAAGCCTGGATCTCCAGTACACGAAAGGTTTCACTCCAGAACATGCCGGACTTATCCTTGTAGCACAGCCGGTTGTCATGGCTATGGTTTCGCCAATTGCCGGTCGGCTCTCTGACAGGACTGAACCTCGGGTTGTTGCATCCGTAGGGATGGCATTTACTGCGCTTGGGCTCTTCCTTCTGATTTTCCTTACAGAATCGACTCCTCTCTGGCATCTTATTATCACTCTGGTTATTCTCGGTATAGGTTTTGGGCTCTTCTCATCTCCAAATACGAATGCGATCATGAGTTCCGTTGATAAAAAATTTTACGGCGTTGCATCGGGAATGAACGGGACTATGCGGCTTCTTGGGCAGATGCTGTCAATGGGCATTGCAATGATGATCTTTGCAATTGTTATCGGTCCTGTGGAAATTACACCTGAATATTACCCTCAGTTTGTTTTAAGCCTGCATTATGCTTTTATCCTGTTTACAGCCTTCTGTATTCTGGGAATATTTGCATCCCTCGTGAGAGGAAATAGAAGTCCTGTAGCTTACGCTCATACATCTGAAAAAGGCAAAAAATAA
- a CDS encoding type 1 glutamine amidotransferase: MKIHCIQHVEFETLGTIVEWIEERKHSLSTTHLYENHNFPSMDNFDLLIVMGGPMNIYEYEKYPWLRKEKIFLKEAIFAGKAVLGICLGAQLIADVLKAEVFKNNYKEIGWFPIFTIKPESENPLLKGIPEKFTAFHWHGDTFGLPEEAIRLFESEACKNQGFIYKNRVIGLQFHLEMSNKTIQNVIENCRDELVEGVYIQSEEEMLDRDSLLTESKLLMFSMLDNFEEVVRGQ; encoded by the coding sequence ATGAAAATACACTGCATCCAGCACGTTGAGTTTGAAACACTGGGAACTATTGTTGAATGGATAGAAGAAAGAAAGCACTCTTTATCAACCACACATTTATATGAAAATCATAACTTTCCCAGTATGGATAACTTCGATCTTCTCATAGTCATGGGTGGACCGATGAATATCTATGAGTACGAAAAATATCCCTGGTTGAGGAAAGAAAAAATATTTCTCAAAGAAGCTATTTTCGCAGGAAAGGCAGTTCTTGGAATTTGCCTTGGCGCTCAGCTTATTGCTGATGTCCTGAAAGCCGAGGTATTTAAAAACAATTATAAAGAGATCGGATGGTTCCCAATTTTTACGATCAAACCGGAGTCAGAAAACCCTCTGCTAAAAGGTATTCCTGAAAAATTTACCGCATTTCACTGGCATGGAGACACTTTCGGTCTGCCTGAAGAGGCAATAAGACTCTTTGAAAGTGAAGCCTGCAAAAACCAGGGCTTTATCTACAAAAACAGGGTAATCGGACTTCAGTTCCATCTAGAAATGAGCAATAAAACAATCCAAAACGTTATTGAAAACTGCAGAGATGAGCTGGTTGAAGGAGTGTATATCCAGAGCGAAGAAGAGATGCTGGATAGAGACTCACTTCTTACAGAGTCAAAATTATTGATGTTCAGTATGCTGGACAATTTTGAAGAGGTCGTAAGAGGTCAGTAA
- a CDS encoding dihydrolipoyl dehydrogenase, producing MENYDLIIIGTGSAMNYINPILDSKPEMRVAVIDKDEPGGICLTRGCIPSKILLYPAELIREIGTASVFGINIEIKDIDFLAIMERMRRKIGEDVEAIRNGLTDNPYLDYYHESAEFISPYTLKVGEKTLHSEMIFLCTGSKPAIPPIKGLEEAGYLTSDTVLKLTERPEKLAILGGSYIAAEYGHFFSAMGTRVTVIGRNSQFLPQEEPEISRLASMKMSEYMQIITNHEAIEVRKEDNGQKTVIAKENGSEREVEITVDEILVATGRVPNTDILHPERAGIKTDIQGWILVNEFLETSQPNIWAFGDANGKYLLKHVANYESGIVFLNAIKKEKEKADYHAVPHAVFSYPEIAGAGMKEQEAVEKYGEERVIIGLKFFEDTAKGSAMEIRDYFVKVILDAKEEKILGAHIIGPHASVLIHQIIPLMYTESRSTGPIMRSMDIHPSLSEVVTRAFYSRLPPEHYHHFLKHIGLED from the coding sequence ATGGAAAACTACGACCTTATTATAATAGGTACGGGTTCTGCAATGAACTACATAAATCCTATTCTTGATTCAAAACCTGAAATGAGAGTTGCGGTTATCGACAAAGATGAACCCGGCGGGATCTGCCTTACCAGAGGATGCATTCCTTCAAAAATCCTGCTCTATCCTGCCGAACTCATCAGGGAAATTGGAACCGCATCTGTTTTCGGAATTAATATTGAAATAAAGGACATTGATTTCCTTGCAATTATGGAAAGGATGCGCAGGAAAATAGGAGAAGATGTCGAGGCGATAAGGAATGGGTTGACCGATAACCCTTATCTTGACTACTATCACGAAAGTGCGGAGTTTATCTCACCTTATACCCTGAAAGTAGGTGAAAAAACCCTCCACTCCGAAATGATCTTTCTATGTACTGGTTCAAAACCTGCGATTCCTCCTATTAAGGGTCTCGAAGAAGCAGGATACCTTACAAGTGATACTGTGCTTAAACTCACGGAACGCCCAGAAAAGCTCGCTATCTTGGGAGGGAGTTACATTGCAGCCGAATACGGGCACTTTTTTTCAGCTATGGGAACCAGAGTCACGGTCATCGGGAGAAATTCCCAGTTTCTTCCGCAGGAGGAGCCCGAGATCTCCAGACTTGCCAGTATGAAAATGTCGGAGTACATGCAGATAATTACAAACCATGAAGCCATAGAAGTTCGGAAAGAAGATAACGGGCAGAAAACGGTTATTGCAAAGGAAAACGGCTCGGAACGGGAAGTAGAAATAACCGTGGACGAAATCCTCGTGGCAACAGGAAGAGTTCCGAATACCGATATTCTCCACCCCGAGAGAGCAGGGATTAAAACCGATATACAGGGCTGGATTCTGGTGAACGAGTTTCTTGAGACCTCACAGCCGAATATCTGGGCATTTGGGGATGCAAATGGAAAGTATTTGCTAAAGCACGTAGCAAACTACGAGTCCGGAATAGTTTTCCTCAATGCGATCAAGAAAGAAAAAGAAAAGGCAGACTACCATGCCGTACCCCACGCAGTCTTTTCCTACCCTGAAATCGCCGGAGCAGGTATGAAAGAGCAGGAAGCCGTGGAAAAGTACGGAGAGGAAAGAGTCATCATAGGCCTCAAGTTTTTTGAAGATACTGCAAAAGGGTCAGCTATGGAAATCAGAGACTATTTCGTAAAAGTGATTCTGGATGCGAAGGAAGAAAAAATCCTGGGAGCCCACATTATAGGCCCGCATGCTTCAGTCCTGATCCACCAGATAATTCCTCTCATGTACACAGAATCAAGAAGCACTGGACCAATTATGCGGAGTATGGACATTCACCCGTCTCTCAGTGAGGTTGTAACCAGGGCATTTTATTCTCGATTGCCGCCTGAACACTATCATCATTTTCTTAAACATATCGGGCTTGAGGACTGA
- a CDS encoding DUF21 domain-containing protein: MNEIITWILIIFCLMQSAIFSGMTIGVFGLGRLRLEIEAEANNKEAIKILQIRRDSNFLLTTLLWGNIAVNVLIAQLTGSVLTGASAFLFSTFFITSFGEIVPQAYFSRNALSIGAKLTPLVRFYQLLLYPVAKPTALILDWWLGREKLDLFKEQSIRIMLEKHIESGKSDIGSFEGIGALNFLSIDDVSISDEGSLIDERSIISLPVENNRPIFPSFEREPNDPFLQKIEASGKKWVVITNPQDEPTMVLDADGFLRDAVYKKGPFIPLSYCHFPVVVKSPKTRLEKVIRQFKVYPQYPEDDVIDQDLILYWGQEKRIITGSDILGRLLRGIVVECDLTSGCELPAPPSQPGVPRIKSLRRGKKKESTEERKK; the protein is encoded by the coding sequence ATGAATGAAATTATTACCTGGATATTGATTATATTCTGCCTGATGCAGTCCGCTATATTTTCCGGAATGACAATCGGGGTTTTCGGCCTTGGGAGACTCAGGCTTGAGATCGAGGCCGAAGCAAACAATAAAGAGGCTATCAAAATCCTGCAGATCAGGCGGGACTCAAACTTCCTGCTTACGACACTGCTCTGGGGAAACATAGCGGTAAACGTTCTAATTGCCCAGCTTACAGGTTCCGTGCTGACAGGAGCTTCAGCTTTTCTCTTCTCTACTTTCTTTATCACCAGTTTCGGAGAGATAGTGCCTCAGGCTTATTTTTCTCGAAATGCTCTGTCAATAGGAGCGAAACTAACTCCTTTAGTCCGCTTCTACCAGCTGCTGCTCTATCCGGTTGCCAAACCTACAGCCCTGATTCTTGACTGGTGGCTAGGCAGAGAGAAACTTGACCTTTTCAAGGAACAGTCTATTCGGATTATGCTCGAAAAACACATTGAGTCCGGAAAGTCCGATATTGGTTCTTTTGAAGGGATAGGAGCCCTGAACTTTCTTTCCATAGACGATGTCAGCATATCAGATGAGGGCTCGCTAATAGACGAAAGAAGTATAATCTCACTACCAGTTGAAAATAACCGTCCGATATTTCCTTCTTTCGAAAGAGAACCGAATGACCCGTTTCTGCAAAAGATAGAAGCTTCAGGGAAAAAGTGGGTAGTTATTACCAACCCTCAAGATGAGCCTACCATGGTGCTTGATGCGGATGGCTTTCTGAGGGACGCCGTCTACAAGAAAGGCCCATTCATTCCCCTTTCTTACTGCCACTTTCCGGTTGTGGTAAAATCTCCGAAAACCAGACTTGAAAAGGTAATCAGGCAGTTTAAGGTGTATCCTCAGTACCCTGAAGACGATGTGATCGACCAGGACCTTATCCTCTACTGGGGCCAGGAGAAAAGAATTATCACCGGTTCGGATATTCTGGGCCGGCTGTTGCGGGGAATTGTAGTGGAATGTGACCTGACATCAGGGTGTGAACTGCCTGCTCCGCCTTCTCAGCCAGGAGTTCCCAGAATAAAAAGTTTGAGAAGAGGAAAAAAGAAAGAAAGTACGGAAGAAAGAAAGAAATAA
- a CDS encoding flavodoxin family protein: MKILGINASPRGNESKTLQLVKAVIKGAESEGAEVELIDLYKLQIEYCTGCGACYATGECPQIDDFEELFDRVRNSDGIVFGAPNYINSVPAPMKAFFDRLSDAIHCQMLTGKFGCSVSTAGGGKADVVVEYMNSVLTNLGVTVVGGLGVAVGMYPSALDQAAGPAEELGKKLVKSIRGEIKYPDQDEMHRQTTEYFCQLVRSDKERFAHDYDWYVRKGLIK, translated from the coding sequence ATGAAAATTCTTGGAATTAACGCAAGCCCGAGAGGAAATGAAAGCAAGACTCTTCAACTTGTAAAGGCCGTGATTAAAGGTGCGGAGTCCGAAGGTGCGGAAGTCGAGCTTATAGATCTCTATAAACTGCAGATAGAGTATTGCACAGGCTGTGGGGCCTGTTATGCGACAGGGGAGTGCCCTCAGATTGATGACTTCGAGGAACTTTTTGATAGGGTTCGGAACTCCGATGGAATTGTCTTTGGAGCTCCGAATTATATTAACTCGGTTCCTGCACCTATGAAGGCATTCTTCGACCGACTTTCGGACGCTATCCACTGCCAGATGCTGACTGGAAAGTTTGGGTGCTCTGTGTCTACGGCAGGAGGAGGCAAGGCAGATGTGGTTGTAGAATATATGAACAGTGTACTCACCAATCTCGGTGTTACAGTTGTTGGTGGTCTTGGTGTTGCAGTTGGGATGTATCCTTCCGCACTCGATCAGGCTGCAGGGCCTGCAGAAGAGCTTGGTAAGAAATTAGTAAAATCGATTCGTGGAGAAATAAAATATCCGGATCAGGATGAAATGCATCGCCAGACAACGGAATACTTCTGCCAGCTTGTAAGGTCTGATAAAGAGCGGTTTGCCCATGATTATGACTGGTATGTCCGGAAGGGCTTGATAAAATAA
- a CDS encoding inorganic diphosphatase codes for MKIIIETPKYSFWKYNRTEKGYEKAFFSPLPTIFNYGFVEGTEGADGMEEDVVVLGPRMPRGSTLKRNSFDGIVKFLDDSIRDDKKIVYISGFRSPVLLAYYFRLYALFKVFLYAFRERRISTCRFEGVEFRKLN; via the coding sequence ATGAAAATTATAATCGAAACCCCAAAATATAGTTTCTGGAAGTATAACAGAACAGAAAAAGGCTATGAAAAGGCTTTTTTTTCTCCCCTGCCTACAATTTTCAATTACGGCTTTGTAGAGGGAACAGAAGGTGCAGATGGAATGGAAGAGGATGTAGTTGTACTCGGACCCCGCATGCCGAGAGGAAGTACACTTAAAAGGAATTCTTTTGACGGGATAGTAAAATTCCTGGATGACTCTATCAGGGACGATAAAAAAATCGTATATATCAGCGGTTTTCGCTCTCCTGTCCTGCTTGCTTATTATTTCAGGCTTTATGCTCTTTTTAAGGTCTTCTTGTATGCTTTCCGTGAAAGAAGAATTTCAACATGCAGGTTTGAAGGAGTCGAATTCAGAAAGCTAAACTAA
- a CDS encoding SagB/ThcOx family dehydrogenase has product MTKELEAILAYHQASKHNFKSYAPGPHRLDLRLKPDSFLNYHGTRLLNLEIWSDEQTKAEIYPTYEQAFSPEKLKPSELNAKSISRLFFDSFAISVWKLAEGTEWPLRVNPSSGNLHPTEVYLLSGPMKGLLKNPSICHYAPLPHALEIRAEFSQATWKLLSSGFPEGTFFVGLSSIFWRVSWKYGLRAFRYAQHDIGHAIAALTFAAAGLGWKTSLLPDMSSKDIAALLGISGEKGPEKQEPACLLAVYPAEKTCTKSRTSSVVISDFKNLSWKGIPNSLSPEHVEWVGIEDAASAAQKRETDYLDKREESNEKLKEELKEKSNEKLKEQLKEKSNEELKEELKEELKEELKEKSNEELKEELKSNMQAASSLKASSFKNLLNLDTVPLREVIRKRRSAIEMNNSAYLENEIFYAMLQRTLPENNPIFNSLAFGPFTHLLLFVNHVKDLLPGLYIFLRKPEEKDRLKAAIRPDFLWEKPKNCPSDLEFYLLMEETLDSFAAQLSCKQRKAADSCFTACMLSEFEEPLKRFGAWMYPYLFWECGILGQLLYLEAEAYGLRGCGIGCFFDDPLHDAIGLKGLEFQDLYHFAVGYPLPEIGVLTLPAYEK; this is encoded by the coding sequence ATGACAAAAGAACTTGAAGCCATACTGGCCTACCACCAGGCAAGTAAACACAACTTCAAATCTTATGCTCCGGGTCCTCACCGCCTGGATTTACGTCTCAAGCCAGATTCTTTCCTTAACTATCATGGGACTCGACTTTTGAATCTGGAAATCTGGAGTGATGAGCAAACAAAAGCTGAGATTTATCCTACTTATGAGCAGGCTTTCTCACCTGAAAAACTCAAGCCATCTGAGCTGAATGCGAAATCAATTTCCAGACTTTTTTTTGACAGCTTTGCAATTTCGGTCTGGAAATTGGCGGAAGGTACAGAATGGCCACTCCGTGTTAATCCTTCAAGCGGAAACCTTCACCCTACTGAGGTTTACCTCCTTTCCGGTCCTATGAAGGGACTTCTGAAAAACCCGTCGATCTGCCATTATGCTCCTTTGCCTCATGCCCTTGAAATCAGAGCAGAATTTTCCCAGGCTACCTGGAAACTGTTAAGTTCAGGTTTTCCTGAAGGCACTTTTTTCGTAGGTTTGAGTTCAATTTTCTGGCGGGTTTCCTGGAAATACGGGCTCAGGGCCTTTCGATATGCTCAGCATGATATAGGGCATGCAATTGCTGCCCTGACCTTTGCTGCTGCCGGGCTTGGCTGGAAAACAAGTCTTCTTCCGGACATGAGTTCGAAAGATATTGCTGCACTTCTTGGCATTTCCGGAGAGAAAGGCCCTGAAAAACAGGAGCCTGCCTGTTTGCTTGCGGTTTATCCGGCAGAAAAGACCTGTACAAAAAGCAGGACTTCCTCAGTCGTGATTTCTGATTTTAAAAATCTTTCCTGGAAAGGTATTCCTAACAGTTTAAGTCCAGAGCATGTTGAATGGGTAGGTATTGAAGATGCGGCCTCGGCAGCTCAGAAGAGGGAAACCGATTACCTGGATAAAAGAGAAGAATCAAACGAAAAACTAAAAGAGGAGCTAAAAGAAAAATCAAACGAAAAACTAAAAGAGCAATTAAAAGAAAAATCAAATGAAGAACTGAAAGAAGAACTGAAAGAAGAACTAAAAGAAGAATTAAAAGAAAAATCAAATGAAGAATTAAAAGAAGAACTAAAATCCAATATGCAAGCTGCTTCATCGCTGAAAGCCAGCAGTTTCAAAAACCTGTTAAATCTTGATACGGTTCCCCTGCGTGAAGTTATTCGGAAAAGGAGAAGTGCTATTGAGATGAATAATAGCGCATACCTGGAAAATGAAATTTTTTATGCTATGCTGCAAAGAACCCTTCCGGAAAATAATCCAATTTTCAATTCCCTTGCTTTCGGTCCCTTTACTCACCTTCTTCTTTTCGTAAACCACGTAAAAGATCTTCTTCCGGGACTTTATATATTCCTTCGTAAACCCGAGGAAAAAGATAGGCTTAAAGCTGCGATCAGACCGGACTTTTTATGGGAAAAACCGAAAAACTGCCCTTCAGACCTTGAGTTTTACCTCTTGATGGAAGAAACTCTGGATTCTTTTGCAGCCCAGCTTTCCTGTAAGCAGCGAAAAGCTGCCGATTCATGTTTTACTGCCTGCATGCTCTCTGAGTTTGAAGAGCCTCTGAAGAGGTTCGGGGCCTGGATGTATCCTTACCTTTTCTGGGAGTGCGGAATTCTGGGGCAGCTTCTTTACCTTGAAGCCGAGGCATATGGCCTAAGGGGCTGTGGGATTGGGTGTTTCTTTGATGACCCTTTGCACGATGCCATAGGTCTCAAAGGGCTCGAATTCCAGGACCTCTATCATTTCGCTGTTGGTTATCCACTTCCGGAGATCGGTGTTCTCACTCTGCCTGCATACGAAAAGTAA
- a CDS encoding class I SAM-dependent methyltransferase family protein yields MSFRNRISLRDAMRGIVEEPLLPMVPKRFDYIGNVAVISIPPELEAYKKSIASKLLSMRGNTRAVLNKVSKLEGEHRVADFEFLIGETTETIHRENGYTYKLDVKKVFFNPRLYSERRRVASKIKSGENIIIPFAGVGPFVLPAAGKGAKVYAIEINPNACACLQENIRINRLEGQITVIQDDFENLFHMFNSAKTSEGLVNTTFSSLHVCLNPEEAKDENFQIPENGFDRAIVPTPYGMDHFLGKISKLVRKEGYIHFYTFKAESQIPVLIDEYKKMGLEVELYRRTGNVAPGISRWVFDLKKIGLKEESVETVGNK; encoded by the coding sequence ATGAGTTTTCGAAATAGAATAAGCTTGCGAGATGCAATGAGAGGAATAGTTGAAGAACCCCTGCTTCCTATGGTTCCGAAACGTTTTGATTACATTGGAAATGTAGCCGTAATATCGATTCCTCCTGAGCTTGAGGCTTATAAAAAATCTATTGCCTCGAAACTGCTTTCTATGCGTGGCAATACTCGGGCCGTACTTAACAAGGTGAGCAAACTCGAAGGAGAGCATAGAGTTGCGGATTTTGAGTTTCTGATTGGGGAAACCACAGAAACAATTCACAGGGAAAACGGTTATACCTATAAGCTGGATGTCAAAAAAGTGTTTTTTAATCCCCGTCTGTACTCTGAGAGAAGGCGTGTAGCCTCAAAAATAAAGTCGGGAGAAAACATCATAATTCCTTTTGCCGGAGTGGGACCTTTTGTACTTCCTGCTGCAGGAAAAGGGGCAAAGGTTTACGCCATTGAAATAAATCCCAACGCCTGTGCTTGCCTTCAAGAGAATATACGGATTAACAGGCTTGAAGGGCAAATAACCGTTATTCAGGATGATTTTGAGAATCTTTTCCATATGTTTAATTCTGCAAAAACCAGTGAAGGGCTAGTAAATACGACTTTTTCTAGTCTGCATGTATGCCTGAATCCTGAGGAAGCTAAAGATGAAAATTTTCAGATTCCTGAAAATGGGTTTGATAGGGCCATAGTGCCTACACCTTACGGCATGGACCATTTTCTTGGCAAAATCTCAAAACTTGTCAGGAAAGAAGGGTACATTCACTTTTACACTTTTAAAGCCGAATCTCAGATTCCTGTGCTGATTGACGAATACAAAAAAATGGGGCTTGAAGTGGAGCTGTACAGGCGGACCGGAAATGTTGCTCCGGGCATCAGCAGGTGGGTTTTTGACCTTAAAAAAATAGGTTTGAAGGAAGAAAGTGTAGAAACTGTGGGGAATAAGTAA
- a CDS encoding DJ-1/PfpI family protein: MTETEYKHKKILLIIAQEQFRDEECFVPKQLFEAAGVKVTVAAESTKTAKGMLGGTIKPDIAISDARIDDYEAIVISGGSGSRKYLWDNKTLQALIKEADALKKVISAICISPVVLARAGILKGKESTVFKSPDTLRELKEHGAVYLDQDIVVSGRVVTGRDPASADAFGKAVLEALKKA; encoded by the coding sequence ATGACAGAAACCGAGTATAAACACAAAAAAATCCTGCTCATAATTGCCCAGGAGCAGTTCAGGGACGAGGAATGCTTTGTTCCGAAGCAGCTTTTTGAGGCTGCAGGAGTAAAAGTTACCGTTGCAGCCGAATCTACTAAAACTGCAAAAGGGATGCTCGGAGGTACAATCAAGCCTGATATCGCGATCTCTGATGCCAGGATTGACGATTATGAGGCAATTGTAATTTCAGGAGGTTCAGGTTCAAGAAAATACCTGTGGGATAACAAAACTCTGCAGGCACTTATAAAGGAAGCTGATGCCTTGAAAAAGGTGATCTCTGCAATCTGCATTTCCCCTGTAGTACTGGCAAGGGCAGGTATCTTGAAGGGTAAAGAGAGTACAGTCTTCAAAAGTCCGGATACGTTACGCGAACTTAAGGAACACGGAGCTGTCTATCTGGATCAGGATATAGTGGTTTCGGGCCGGGTAGTCACAGGACGCGACCCTGCAAGTGCTGACGCGTTTGGAAAAGCCGTACTTGAGGCCCTGAAAAAAGCTTAA